A stretch of DNA from Cryptomeria japonica chromosome 4, Sugi_1.0, whole genome shotgun sequence:
attttctaattctaggtcaggacgaacagctgtccaaaactacccataactaatgctgttatttctgggtaaggacgaacagctgtccaagctacccataattaacaacCCAGTCCTGTGTTTGCAATCCTCCTGAATTAATTTTCCGCTATAGAATGGGAAAAAGGATTCAGGAAGTGAAGGAACGAGTCAGGTACATTACAACAGATGGAGAGCGACTGAAGCTTTTCCGTGATTTAGTTCACTCGGACCAGCCATCAAGCAGTGCAGCGGGGAGATCAGCGTGGAAGGGAAATAGTGTCCTGCCAAGCGATTCACACCTTGTGGCGATTGAGCCCAAGCTTCAACATCTCATCCCCTTAATAGATGATTCAACTGTTCCAGTCATTGCCCTGGTGGCGATGGGCGCAGCGGGAAAAACATTTCTGCTCCAAAATGCTTTTGAGAGACTCAAACAAAGGTATGAGCACTCAATCTGGCTTTCCGTATCACAGTCATATTCTGTTCATAAATTACAGTGTGATCTAGCGTCGCACTTGGGAGATTTAGAGGCTCGGGTGAAGGATGTAAGTGACGAGCGAGCGGCGGAGCTCATTCATGCCGGTTTACAAGGAACAAAGTCTCTCATCGTGCTGGATGACGTCTGGAGGGCAGCCCGAGTAGATAACATCATTACCAGCCTTGGTCTTCCAATTGGCCAGGGCAGCCAATGTAAAGTTGTGGTTACAAACCGAAACAGGGGAGTTGCCCAAAATCTTAGTGCTCTTATATATGAAATGAAGCTTTTGTCCAAGGAAGACAGTCGGCAGTTGTTCTGTGCGTATGCCTTCCCTAGTGATGACTGCAATCTCCCACCACAAGACCTTCAAGTAGTAGCAGCTGAAGTTCAAAAGCAATGCGGGAGATTACCATTGGCATTCAAGACAATAGGAGCGTCACTCTCCGGCTGCACAGATACAAGCGAGTGGAACTCCAGATTGTCTTGGCTCAAACAGTCGGAACTGCATCCTCAGAAAGAGGTAACTAATCCCGACTACCGCATCATAGAGATTCTTAGATTGAGTTATGACTCCTTGCCCGCAGCTCTTAAGCCCTGTTTTTCTTATATGTCTTACTTTCCTGAGGATGGGAGAGTAGATTGCAACTACCTCATAAATCTCTGGATAGCGGAGGGGTTCATTCCACAGGTAGAAGACCAGTGGGAAGTTGCTTGGGATTATTTACATCAGTTGGCCAATCTATGCTTGTTTGAAGTATTGGAGGGGGAGTTTACAAACGAAATATGCAAGATCCATGACTTGCTCCGTGATttggcaattgatatatctaaagaAAACAGATGTGCGTTTGATATTGAAGATGACTTCACATCTGTGAAAAGAATTTTACTAGCCAAACAAGAGATAGATGATATGGTCATCGCCCAGAGCAGGGCTTCATGTCCCAGATCTCTTCGCACTCTGTCACTTCTTGTAAATCCCATTAATAAAATTGAGTAAACTTCTTGAGCCCTATGAGATTATTAAGGGTTCTCGACTTAACCTATACCCAGATCTCAACATTGCCCCACTGTATTGGAAAGCTGAAACTTCTCAAGCTTTTAAATTTGTCAAGCACAAGAATTGAGGAGGTACCAATCTGTGTGAGAAGTCTTAAGAGTCTTCTCATGCTCTATCTAAGTAGATGCAAACAGCTTCAAAGGCTTCCTGAGTGGATAAATGAACTCAAATGTCTGCAGTATCTCAATATACTGCATTGCCACGATGATCTGCAGAGTCATATGCCGAAGGGAATATCAGAGCTGGTGTCTTTGCGGGTACTGAGATCAGGTTATTTACGACTCTCTGTTGAAGATGATGGATTGTTAAAGTTGCAGGATGTCGCCAAATTAACCCACCTCCAAGTACCATGCTTATGGGTTCAGCACGAAAAGGAGTTGAAGAGTATCGAAGATGGAATCCTTGCTCAGCTTCTCAAGATGCGCGATCTGTCAATAGCATCTGGTTTGTCTACAGAAACGCATCTACCGCAGAATATCACTGCCCTGCAGGATCTCCAAATACTTGCGTTGAAAAGATTTGCATTCCCGAATTGGGTGTGTACGGTAATAAATTTGAGGCAACTCACATTAAAAAATTGTCATTCTAGCGATTATCCGGGATTAGAAGCAATGCCTAACTTGATAAGGTTGAAATTAGATGTTAACGAGAGATGCAGAGAAATACCAAAGGCGTTTGGAAAGTCAGCCGGGTTTCCCAAGCTACGCTTTCTGATTATCAAGGACTTCCCTGTTTTGAAGGAATTGCCTGATTTGGAGGATGGAGCGATGGGCATGGTGGAGATATTGCATATAGTAAAGTGTGGGAGAGTGAAGAAAGTTCCAGAGGGAGTGGAAGGGTTGAGAAAACTAAGGGTGTTCAGGTACGGAGAAACAGGAACGGATCAATTTAGAGAGAGTTTGAGGGAAGACGGGGAAGTCTGGAATAAAATCAAAGCAAAGAATCCACATGTGGACATAAAGGCTAAAGTAGAATGGGACTAagtttttatttagttattttgtaATGTATGAATTTATATGTACAGGGTTAGAGGTTACATAATTTTATATTAGTTCTTCACGATTTTTATAGTCCGTAGGTTAGTTGAAATATTATCTATATTCTTTAAAGGTCGAAaaattaatatgtatatatttttataaaaaataatatttattaaaatataaaagatatatatttttatgtttttttatttcattaatttttaatattaatttattttagatgTTTTAGAAAAATGgtctttaaatttttatttagtGATTTTCAGTTATTTTAGTTAGTGAGTTTGCACTTTTCTAACCAAATTTTCTTGTAGACATTATGGTGTAATCTTTTATTTAGTTATttcataaataataattttttatgtgTATAAGGTTAGTAGTTCAATCAAAATATTAattcttaatattttttataatatttcagTGATAATAAAAGAAGTAAAAAAATTTCTTGCTTGTAATTATAAATatcatgtttctttcctttaattgtaaatattaatttagttaGAATGATgatcaatattttatttaattaatttctaatcTATTAATAAAATTAATGGTTAAATAATTCTTCTGTTTTTTATAACTCATAGATggattgaaattttatttttaatgttttaagaaaatttatatatattttttatttttctcattcttttaattatttatattaatttaatttatacttTTAGAAGTatgatgtttaatttttttatttaatgattttttaatttataatagcAATTTTTAAAGTAATTTTTTGGGACTTCACTAGAAAGAAAATTATTTACTTTCTTTAAtgtttaattttcttttaatttaaaaaattaaatatcattttttatattgagaGACATGTACAATCACAACAATTCGTGTACAATGACAACAATTCCTATAAGAAAagcaattaattttatttttttaatattttttattcttcTACTTACTTTTGAAAATTATTCATCCATTCAAATTCTTGTAGAAACAAAACATAATGGATCGGTAAACTATCCATCTTCAAGATCCCAATGTTATATATCAAAATGGATTCCTGCTCCAAATATAATGGGTTCACATTCATTGTATTTATATAGATTTACACTAATTCACTCTCCTCTCTACTCTGCTTCTCCACACCATTCTATCTCTCATGTGTGCCTATTTTTTTTCCATGCTATGAATGCAATTTAACAATGTTTTCTTAAGGAGGAGCATTTGCTTACTCTATTTTAATATAAGCTGATTTAGGTATCAAAGTATACATGTtggtgtccaaggggttgagcttaactggttaaaacattggattctcactatggagacccaagttcaattcccaatagggacatctaaagtggaattctaagctgtgacccTTGGCCTttcataggatggggaaggtcttcggtcaatctaatcaaacataataataataataataataataataattcaaaatattgcggctacgtcctattacctatcaaaaaaaaaaaaagtatacatGTTGGTTGCAAATTTTGAGGTGCGCAAAAAGTAGTTTTTCTTTTAAGGACCACAATGGATCGATTAATTCTTAATTGGTTGGATGTTTTAATATTGCCATGCCTGTGCGCATTTCCTTGGATTTGAGGAGCTCTTTCCATAAACCAACAAGTTGGACCCCAAATAAAGACCTCCACGGTGATGTTCCCTCCATGCTATTGCCTACTAGTGTCcctcatatttttttatttttttcaaagtaGGTCATCTTTATGATCATGAGTGCTTGTCTCTTATCAATGCTTAATAGTTGAAAACCATTTTTTTATACCAAATTGTTAAATACTTAGATTAAGTACTTGTATAATTTAGGATCTTCAAaagttataaaataataaaagcaaATTAAATGATCAACATTTGAATTTTAGATTCTATGTAGATCCTCACATTGATTTAATTTTCACAtttcttatgtgtttcataatttTATTAGATGAATTGTATTGCATATTAATACTATTGTTATGATATTAATGCCAGTTTTAAGACACAATCTTCCATAAAGAATCTATAATTTTGTTGCACatattccactaatgtgattgaccATCTTGCCTTCTCTCCTACTAAACACTAAaagtaattaattttttatttatttatttattcttctaattaCTTTTGACAATTATTCATCCATTCAAATTCTTGTAGAAACAAAACATAATGGATCGATAAACTATTCGTCTTCAAGATCCCAATGTAATATATCAAAATGGATTCCTGCTCCAAATATAATGGGTTCACATTCATTGTATTTATATAGATTTACACTAATTCACTCTCctctctgctctgcttctcgacaCCCTTCTATCTCTCATGTGTGCCTAATTTGTTTCCCATGCTATGAATGCAATTTAACAAAGTTTTCTTAAGGAGGAGTGTTTGCTTACTCTCTTTTAATATAAGTTGATTTAGGTATCAAAGTATACATGTTGGTTGCAAATTTTGAGGTGCGCAAAAAGTAGTTTTTCTTTTAAGGACCACATCGATAGATTAATGCTTAATTGGTCAGGTGTTTTAATATTACCATGCCTGTGTGCATTTCCTTGGATTTGAGGAGTGCTTTCCATAAACCAACAAGTTGGACCCCCAATAAAGCCCTCCACAGTGATGTTCCCTCCATGCTATTACCTACTAGTGTCCATcataattttcctttttttttttttcaaagtaggtCATCTTTATGATCATGAGTGCTTGTCTCTGATCAATTCTTAATTgttgaaaataaattttttatacCAAATTGTTAAATACTTAGATTAACTACTTGTATTTAGGATCGTCAAaagttataaaataataaaagctaATTAAATGGTCAACATTTGAATTTTAGATTCTATGTAGATCCTCACATTGGTTTAATTTTCATATTTCTTATTTGTTTCATAATTTTATTATATGAATTGTATTGCATATTAATACTATTGTTATAACATGAATGCTAGTTTTAAGATATAGCCTGCCATAAAGGATCTATAATTTTGTTGCACATGCCAAAGATACCTCTATTGCAATTATAAATTTACTCAAGAAAAGTATTTCATCTCTTTGAGAGGACAACCTTATAACAAATTGCATTGTTCAACAATACCCTGGAGCTTCTATGATACAATTTTTAATGTATTTAACATTAGGATCTATTTCTTAAGGACAGGCTTCACACAATGAAGAATTAAGTCTACCTTCAAATTGttctatatgtatttttttttaaaccatGGACTTAAGTCTACCCTCAAatcatttttgacaacctttgtgaTGATTCAATGAATTGTCATAAGTGTTTTTAGCTCATTTGAAGCTACCATTGGATTAGGTAGTCGATCAAAAGATTTCACATCGAATGTTTTCTAATAATTTTGAAAGAAAAGTTGTATCATGAAATTCAATGAGTGCAAGGTATGAAATTTACAATTTAGTTTTCAATGCTCTTATGTTGTTTCCTtagaaaaaatatagataaaattttgtGAAGTTGTGATACTTTGGTGTTCTTGGCTTTTGAGATTTTAGAAATGGATATTTTTACtaatcttattttttatttatttatattcttaaatgttttttataataaatttaatgAGTTTTTTTGTTATTTATGAATGTTAACTATTTTAAAATTTAACCTCtcaacatatatatttttttctaaaatataagtatgctagtGATTACACCTCTCTACTATAACATAATCCATGTTCAATTTAAACTGATAAGAATTATTTTTTTTGGATAAGAACAATCTtccataattttttataaaaaaagccTTATCTAATCACAAAAATGGCAACTTCCATTGCACAAAAAAGAAGTTGTAAAATATGAGGATAAATGTGTAGGTTTTTTCTTCAAAACAATATAAAAAATTCATCCCATCTCTCTTGCATTTTATGAGATAAAAATGGTAACAAAAAACTATTGAGTGTGGAGGAACTGAAAAGAAGATGAAGCATAAAGTTGCAATTAGGGATGGTGTGTAGTAGTGTTAGAGTTGTGTGGGCTACGGATTGTAATATCTAGCCATGCCTTTATTCTCGTTTGTTCAATGTGCATGCACGTGTGGATAATGTTGGTGGATTATCAAGGCTATTGGGGCCTTTTGGGTGTTTTTTGAGGTTTGTCTATTTGCAGGTTGCGCTATAGGAGGGAATTTGTCTCATGAGTATAAGATACACATATCTAAAATTTAGAGATTTTGGTTTAGAgttatatttatttatatcttaTAGTGAtcaattgatttttatttataaatttttggtTTATTGTTCCTTTTAATAGAAAAGTTGATATGGTAGAGGGGAAATTGTATGTATCATTATGTAAAGGAATATTATACTTTTACTGTTTGCATTTATGTCTGTTTTGGCTTTGAATGACACGAAATATTGAGAGTGAAAATCTTGACGATTTATTCAAATGGTTAAAAGGGTTTACTTCTCAaaactcataaagtccttcatataataaatgtagacacccaaaattgtcatgtctaattaaataaatattttatttatttaattatctaagcctaattcttctattaattaaataaatttttatttatttaattaattcatttatcctcttctagccttatttctcatttaaataaatacatttatttatttaaattatccctttcctatattaaataaatattttatttatttaattgccctacttcttctattaattaaataaatctttatttatttaattaattcattaaccttttctacgcatgacacatgtcattcatctcttatttcctacactacctacctctttcattattttggtatttcttatacctaccctctaatcctagccgacctctctttttacacctctcaatcttaaccctccattttctattgtgtcttctatttaaggagatgctttcttcattaccaaaccctaatgactaattttggaggacttagctacattacaattctacttgcaaccacattccgttctttattgagctcttgtgcacataaaaatctgagagcaagcatatcaaacaagatcaatggagataggaagaatggagatcaaaaccctagtggacatgtgatggtataatctttgtgatttttgagttatatttgcattgtcttaggttatcttcatatgttatggtggatctttgttcattgttaggctagggtttggtggttgaatccattttagtctttcaatattgttgtttattgctatccattttcaccatatacattttggcacgcccggtgggacacttgtccctttgcatttaacatttttgttgcagattttgcatttttgaagttgcagatcggacgatttcgacgacattttaggttttttccgcgtctgcgagtgttcggatcgcgtttttgtatttcagaggcgtctgtgatatcttttatcgcgtctgtgtttctgtcattttctatttttgcaggtttccgaaagtcgcgtctgtgatcccgaatcgcgtctgtgatcccgaatcgcgtctgtgaaccatctgatcgtgtctgcagaataaaaaggcgtctgtgttctgaaatcacgtctgcgaatcacagaaccgcgtctgtgtcggacagacgcgtctgtgtctggtataacagcgtctgtgcattctgttttgcaaaatttttttcaagtttttcgattcggcttttcggattttgtacttagggtttcagatctggtttatttttggctaacctttgcagatctagataacctggtttgtgcagcttgctttggaggcaaatacgtttttgttgaaggccccttttcacaaagtcttttttgggttttctaaaatttacctaacttgtgtgcttgcaggaaggggttatcatttgaaacaacccaaactactaacaattttgttgcagggccttagctagggttttgtaattttatttgtgtgccttgtcttcatagcttagcaaacacttcaattggtgcactaaaattgaaccattgtcttttgtgtcttgagcaataggctctttttgtttattctttagagggcctgtcttcccgtgtggtcattaggactactagtgagaagagaacgacccaagtggtagcaaaagaaaagccatcttcttccaagccactataatcaaatgtattcatggtgaaaactatgaataacgtgtgctgattagttcataccgacactatgtctccccataaacccgtttgatcaaatttatttgatcatttgtagggcgtaacccctaccggctgggagccttctgtatttacaaagctgaaagtgccgcatgtatggccacacgagcggatgcccttactagtacctcattgttttagatgcccaaatccttctagttgttgaggcaggaggtcggacctctggtagcggcccacacacatacggttcttagtagagatacaaagttcgccatggggagttttcatggggactgatgcttggctgacccgagaagtgagtgccgagggtggagccagtgaggtcaagcatctaagtatccgctctgaatagcgtagcctcgggggtaaaaccccatgtgggatcaacaattattgtcctggccagccataagaattgtgcttgacttatgataaacattcaaacaatcaagacaaaacagcaaaacattgtgtcttttgtgtcttcaagtgtatgcaaaaactttttacatcaaacaacacactttttggagtctaaacagtctgcaaacattgggtcatcaacactgtgtcctcttgtcacgaaaaacagtcgaaaaatcagatttggtcacagcaaaacaaattcacagataggaaagattgcactaaggttacagaaacgcgtctgtgtctgttaaaaccgcgtctgtgtctgataaacgcgtctgtgaagtacagaatagcgtctgtgtttttaccagcgtctgtgtcgaacagagacacgtctgtgtctggaaatcgcgtctgtgaagtatacaggcgcgtctgtgtccacaattgcaaaaactgttacagtcttagcaaacatcaacaggaaatctcagaatcacgtttgtgtcaaacagaatagcgtctgtgtcttcaaaccgcgtctgtgaagtatacagaggcgtctgtgtcaggatttgaaaaaaagtttaacagtcaagcaaacaaagaaatcagtttcggcacacttgagcttcctaggttatctcttcaggtttcatctagtattcagcctgttctaaggtcttacacagtccatcattgcttcatacctcattttacattcatacttgtctaaacttgagtcaaaaggtcacttgcttgtcctcactatactttgtcaacacactacatactacaacactttgctaagtggtccctcatcaaggtttcttacctttgggtctcatttggtcttacttagagtcaaggtcagcttacctcatcaagagaaactatcctctctttggaagtcacacctactctacaacatacatacttggtcttacactttggacattgcaagtaaacttcagattcatttacactccatacaactcttggtcttacatactcttgtcattttcgtctaagtctctcacatattggtctaacacctagttcatggttgaaacccgtcttcaaaaatctaggagaaaagctaaagaagctcaagggcccgtaaacatgagttcttatgagtatgacaatgatgt
This window harbors:
- the LOC131056750 gene encoding disease resistance protein RPM1-like, whose amino-acid sequence is MRLLRVLDLTYTQISTLPHCIGKLKLLKLLNLSSTRIEEVPICVRSLKSLLMLYLSRCKQLQRLPEWINELKCLQYLNILHCHDDLQSHMPKGISELVSLRVLRSGYLRLSVEDDGLLKLQDVAKLTHLQVPCLWVQHEKELKSIEDGILAQLLKMRDLSIASGLSTETHLPQNITALQDLQILALKRFAFPNWVCTVINLRQLTLKNCHSSDYPGLEAMPNLIRLKLDVNERCREIPKAFGKSAGFPKLRFLIIKDFPVLKELPDLEDGAMGMVEILHIVKCGRVKKVPEGVEGLRKLRVFRYGETGTDQFRESLREDGEVWNKIKAKNPHVDIKAKVEWD
- the LOC131056748 gene encoding disease resistance RPP13-like protein 4, which translates into the protein MGKRIQEVKERVRYITTDGERLKLFRDLVHSDQPSSSAAGRSAWKGNSVLPSDSHLVAIEPKLQHLIPLIDDSTVPVIALVAMGAAGKTFLLQNAFERLKQRYEHSIWLSVSQSYSVHKLQCDLASHLGDLEARVKDVSDERAAELIHAGLQGTKSLIVLDDVWRAARVDNIITSLGLPIGQGSQCKVVVTNRNRGVAQNLSALIYEMKLLSKEDSRQLFCAYAFPSDDCNLPPQDLQVVAAEVQKQCGRLPLAFKTIGASLSGCTDTSEWNSRLSWLKQSELHPQKEVTNPDYRIIEILRLSYDSLPAALKPCFSYMSYFPEDGRVDCNYLINLWIAEGFIPQVEDQWEVAWDYLHQLANLCLFEVLEGEFTNEICKIHDLLRDLAIDISKENRCAFDIEDDFTSVKRILLAKQEIDDMVIAQSRASCPRSLRTLSLLVNPINKIE